One region of Zingiber officinale cultivar Zhangliang chromosome 7B, Zo_v1.1, whole genome shotgun sequence genomic DNA includes:
- the LOC122007028 gene encoding SUPPRESSOR OF ABI3-5-like isoform X8: MCMNYRVDIQTTFIRKSKSVRSTRTLQGILVQTAMDPGHYGREQGWDTNSASEGYGPPHQQEFRFSGSYGGRRFLADGFPRDSGYPRNSFRNGMHERDIYLPPHAPGVWSHPRRNFDGEYALVRDSSKNVEPYHEMDSFGDPASYREADSFHDVDKFHDRYRSMERYSDEDSYHDYGYDRHGRLADRDREEVCSDYEIRHHSSHRSREGSRDRGFDHDRYNYDSDHERSKREGSWRRHGSHDRDHEKRGFGREKDQSPYRQRERSHSRGRDDQSRSRSPRSKSRRSHREDSYDDGWYERNDRRWDYDRDEKRYNDSSVAPSATVVVKGLSQKTTEEDLYQILAEWGPLRHVRVIKERNSGSSRGFAFIDFPDVDAAHKMMDGMGNSGLVIDGRKLFFEYSSKPTGGNGAPLGKESMGKSSYGHGKSITAPCDWTCLICGYLNFARRTSCFQCNEARTKDAPPADIASTNPASSGKRGSDLGPTHVLVVRGLDENADEEMLRYEFAKHAPVKDLRLVRDKFTHVSRGFAFVHFHSVEDATKALAATNGTTLEKNGQVLRVAYAKSIHGPGSGAPQSSSLAAAAIEAATFAQQYDAVGWAPKEYNPDKKQSTAGLGQSNAEALEHGSAPQSGFVWDDKSGYYYDAASGFYYDGNTGLYYDGNNGVWYSFDDQTQQYVPCNEQSNNKAVGDTTNETSKTSDATTSKRVVISAPATTVKSSEKASLPDAVQAAAAAALAAEKREKEKSREIKLASKSSLLANKKKMNNVLTMWKQRNHEGQSAHVVLDDKEPMNFTDDKANNSYSAPGASTAKNKTKADSASLNSSVHPSLSASRGAVHVVTSEALNTDSQIKPRPVSSSGGTIMGVIRGSGKGIIKPDTAFPVSVTGGTSLTTATAHPTETTSTSTPFKTDASALGSYASSSSAGRGKRRFSEAPVQSVSRDQPQSTYRDRAAERRNLYGSSSATGDDSSDMGYGDSRFFISNGSDALSPWSWGMGCWRYK, from the exons ATGTGCATGAATTACAGGGTAGATATCCAAACAACCTTCATTCGAAAGTCAAAAAGTGTGAGATCAACAAGAACCTTGCAGGGAATACTGGTGCAAACTGCCATGGATCCTGGGCATTATGGTCGTGAACAAGGATGGGATACTAACAGC GCCTCAGAGGGGTATGGCCCTCCCCACCAGCAGGAGTTTAG GTTCAGTGGATCCTATGGTGGTAGGAGGTTCTTAGCAGATGGATTTCCCAGGGATTCTGGTTATCCAAGGAACTCTTTCCGTAATGGCATGCATGAGAGGGATATTTATCTGCCGCCACATGCTCCTGGTGTCTGGTCTCATCCTAGAAGAAATTTTGATGGAGAATATGCACTCGTCAGGGATTCAAGCAAGAATGTTGAACCATATCATGAGATGGATAGTTTTGGTGACCCAGCAAGTTATCGTGAAGCTGATTCTTTTCATGATGTTGATAAGTTTCATGATAGGTACCGGAGCATGGAAAGATACAGTGATGAAGATAGTTATCATGATTATGGATATGACAGACATGGTAGGTTAGCGGATAGAGACCGAGAAGAAGTCTGCAGTGACTACGAAATACGACATCATTCATCCCATCGAAGTAGGGAAGGTTCTCGAGATAGAGGTTTTGATCATGATCGGTATAACTATGATTCTGATCATGAAAGAAGCAAGAGGGAAGGTAGTTGGCGAAGACATGGATCTCATGATCGCGATCATGAAAAGAGAGGTTTTGGCAGAGAAAAAGATCAAAGTCCATACAGACAACGTGAACGCTCACATTCTCGAGGCCGTGATGACCAATCTAGATCAAGATCTCCTCGAAGTAAAAGTCGTAGAAGCCATAGAGAGGATAGTTACGATGATGGGTGGTATGAGAGAAATGATAGACGATGGGATTATGATCGTGACGAAAAACGATATAATGACTCTTCTGTG GCTCCATCTGCTACAGTTGTTGTGAAGGGTTTATCACAAAAAACAACTGAAGAAGATTTATATCAAATTCTT GCTGAATGGGGACCACTTCGACATGTACGAGTTATTAAAGAGAGAAATTCTGGATCCTCTCGTGGTTTTGCTTTTATCGACTTCCCTGACGTG GATGCTGCTCATAAGATGATGGATGGCATGGGAAATAGTGGTCTTGTAATTGATGGAAGGAAGCTATTTTTCGAGTATAG TAGTAAGCCAACTGGTGGGAATGGTGCTCCTTTAGGGAAGGAAAGCATGGGTAAATCAAGCTATGGGCATGGGAAAAGCATTACTGCACCATGTGACTGGACATGCCTCATCTGTGGATATTTAAATTTTGCACGGCGAACATCCTGTTTCCAG TGCAATGAAGCTCGTACTAAGGATGCTCCTCCAGCTGATATAGCAAGCACAAATCCAGCATCATCAGGGAAGAGGGGTTCAGATCTAG GTCCTACTCATGTTTTAGTTGTACGGGGGTTGGATGAAAATGCAGATGAAGAAATGCTTCGTTATGAATTTGCCAAACACGCTCCTGTTAAG GATCTTCGCCTTGTCAGAGATAAATTCACCCATGTGTCTCGGGGatttgcttttgtgcattttcacTCG GTGGAAGATGCAACTAAAGCTCTTGCAGCTACAAACGGAACAACGCTGGAGAAGAACGGTCAAGTCTTACGTGTAGCATATGCTAAAAGTATTCATGGACCTGGATCTGGGGCTCCACAATCAAGCAGTCTTGCGGCAGCTGCTATTGAGGCAGCAACATTTGCTCAACAG taCGATGCTGTTGGTTGGGCACCAAAGGAGTACAACCCAGATAAAAAACAATCTACAGCTGGGCTTGGGCAAAGTAATGCTGAAGCTCTGGAACATGGTTCTGCACCACAATCTGGTTTTGTGTGGGATGATAAGTCTGGCTATTACTATGATGCGGCCTCTGGCTTCTATTATGATGGAAATACTG GTCTTTACTATGATGGGAACAATGGGGTTTGGTATTCTTTTGATGATCAAACTCAGCAGTATGTACCTTGTAATGAGCAGAGCAATAACAAGGCAGTTGGAGACACAACAAATGAAACTTCAAAGACTTCAGATGCAACCACAAGCAAAAGAGTTGTGATATCTGCACCTGCAACTACAGTGAAATCAAGTGAAAAAGCTTCATTGCCTGATGCAGTTCAGGCTGCTGCAGCAGCAGCGTTAGCAgcagagaaaagagaaaaagaaaaatctagAGAGATAAAGTTGGCATCCAAAAGTAGTCTTTTAGCAAATAAGAAGAAGATGAATAATGTCCTGACAATGTGGAAGCAAAGAAACCATGAGGGGCAGTCAGCCCATGTAGTTCTCGATGACAAGGAACCAATGAATTTTACCGATGATAAAGCAAACAATTCTTACTCTGCACCTGGAGCATCAACTGCAAAAAACAAGACAAAAGCTGATTCTGCAAGTTTGAATAGCTCAGTTCATCCATCTTTATCTGCTAGCCGTGGGGCTGTTCATGTTGTTACTTCTGAAGCACTGAACACTGATTCACAGATTAAGCCGAGACCTGTTAGTAGTTCAGGGGGCACAATCATGGGTGTTATAAGAGGTTCTGGAAAAGGGATTATAAAGCCTGATACAGCTTTTCCTGTCTCTGTCACTGGAGGTACCTCACTCACTACTGCAACAGCACACCCAACAGAAACAACATCCACTAGCACACCCTTCAAGACTGATGCCTCAGCGCTGGGTTCATATGCATCATCTTCATCTGCTGGACGTGGAAAACGCAGGTTTTCGGAGGCACCAGTGCAATCTGTTTCCAGAGATCAACCTCAGTCAACTTATAGAGATAGGgcagctgaaagaagaaatcttTATGGTTCATCATCTGCTACAGGGGATGATTCGTCAGATATGGGATATGGGGATTCAA GGTTCTTTATCAGTAACGGGAGCGATGCCCTTTCCCCCTGGAGTTGGGGGATGGGCTGCTGGCGATACAAGTGA
- the LOC122007028 gene encoding SUPPRESSOR OF ABI3-5-like isoform X1 — MCMNYRVDIQTTFIRKSKSVRSTRTLQGILVQTAMDPGHYGREQGWDTNSASEGYGPPHQQEFRFSGSYGGRRFLADGFPRDSGYPRNSFRNGMHERDIYLPPHAPGVWSHPRRNFDGEYALVRDSSKNVEPYHEMDSFGDPASYREADSFHDVDKFHDRYRSMERYSDEDSYHDYGYDRHGRLADRDREEVCSDYEIRHHSSHRSREGSRDRGFDHDRYNYDSDHERSKREGSWRRHGSHDRDHEKRGFGREKDQSPYRQRERSHSRGRDDQSRSRSPRSKSRRSHREDSYDDGWYERNDRRWDYDRDEKRYNDSSVAPSATVVVKGLSQKTTEEDLYQILAEWGPLRHVRVIKERNSGSSRGFAFIDFPDVDAAHKMMDGMGNSGLVIDGRKLFFEYSSKPTGGNGAPLGKESMGKSSYGHGKSITAPCDWTCLICGYLNFARRTSCFQCNEARTKDAPPADIASTNPASSGKRGSDLGPTHVLVVRGLDENADEEMLRYEFAKHAPVKDLRLVRDKFTHVSRGFAFVHFHSVEDATKALAATNGTTLEKNGQVLRVAYAKSIHGPGSGAPQSSSLAAAAIEAATFAQQYDAVGWAPKEYNPDKKQSTAGLGQSNAEALEHGSAPQSGFVWDDKSGYYYDAASGFYYDGNTGLYYDGNNGVWYSFDDQTQQYVPCNEQSNNKAVGDTTNETSKTSDATTSKRVVISAPATTVKSSEKASLPDAVQAAAAAALAAEKREKEKSREIKLASKSSLLANKKKMNNVLTMWKQRNHEGQSAHVVLDDKEPMNFTDDKANNSYSAPGASTAKNKTKADSASLNSSVHPSLSASRGAVHVVTSEALNTDSQIKPRPVSSSGGTIMGVIRGSGKGIIKPDTAFPVSVTGGTSLTTATAHPTETTSTSTPFKTDASALGSYASSSSAGRGKRRFSEAPVQSVSRDQPQSTYRDRAAERRNLYGSSSATGDDSSDMGYGDSNCDYPFRKGSLSVTGAMPFPPGVGGWAAGDTSDAENYEVITSDRALDENNVGNRMLRNMGWQGLGLGKDSSGIKEPVQAKAVDGRSGLGSQQRKTDPSLEAQAGDSYRTIIQKKAMARFRDMA; from the exons ATGTGCATGAATTACAGGGTAGATATCCAAACAACCTTCATTCGAAAGTCAAAAAGTGTGAGATCAACAAGAACCTTGCAGGGAATACTGGTGCAAACTGCCATGGATCCTGGGCATTATGGTCGTGAACAAGGATGGGATACTAACAGC GCCTCAGAGGGGTATGGCCCTCCCCACCAGCAGGAGTTTAG GTTCAGTGGATCCTATGGTGGTAGGAGGTTCTTAGCAGATGGATTTCCCAGGGATTCTGGTTATCCAAGGAACTCTTTCCGTAATGGCATGCATGAGAGGGATATTTATCTGCCGCCACATGCTCCTGGTGTCTGGTCTCATCCTAGAAGAAATTTTGATGGAGAATATGCACTCGTCAGGGATTCAAGCAAGAATGTTGAACCATATCATGAGATGGATAGTTTTGGTGACCCAGCAAGTTATCGTGAAGCTGATTCTTTTCATGATGTTGATAAGTTTCATGATAGGTACCGGAGCATGGAAAGATACAGTGATGAAGATAGTTATCATGATTATGGATATGACAGACATGGTAGGTTAGCGGATAGAGACCGAGAAGAAGTCTGCAGTGACTACGAAATACGACATCATTCATCCCATCGAAGTAGGGAAGGTTCTCGAGATAGAGGTTTTGATCATGATCGGTATAACTATGATTCTGATCATGAAAGAAGCAAGAGGGAAGGTAGTTGGCGAAGACATGGATCTCATGATCGCGATCATGAAAAGAGAGGTTTTGGCAGAGAAAAAGATCAAAGTCCATACAGACAACGTGAACGCTCACATTCTCGAGGCCGTGATGACCAATCTAGATCAAGATCTCCTCGAAGTAAAAGTCGTAGAAGCCATAGAGAGGATAGTTACGATGATGGGTGGTATGAGAGAAATGATAGACGATGGGATTATGATCGTGACGAAAAACGATATAATGACTCTTCTGTG GCTCCATCTGCTACAGTTGTTGTGAAGGGTTTATCACAAAAAACAACTGAAGAAGATTTATATCAAATTCTT GCTGAATGGGGACCACTTCGACATGTACGAGTTATTAAAGAGAGAAATTCTGGATCCTCTCGTGGTTTTGCTTTTATCGACTTCCCTGACGTG GATGCTGCTCATAAGATGATGGATGGCATGGGAAATAGTGGTCTTGTAATTGATGGAAGGAAGCTATTTTTCGAGTATAG TAGTAAGCCAACTGGTGGGAATGGTGCTCCTTTAGGGAAGGAAAGCATGGGTAAATCAAGCTATGGGCATGGGAAAAGCATTACTGCACCATGTGACTGGACATGCCTCATCTGTGGATATTTAAATTTTGCACGGCGAACATCCTGTTTCCAG TGCAATGAAGCTCGTACTAAGGATGCTCCTCCAGCTGATATAGCAAGCACAAATCCAGCATCATCAGGGAAGAGGGGTTCAGATCTAG GTCCTACTCATGTTTTAGTTGTACGGGGGTTGGATGAAAATGCAGATGAAGAAATGCTTCGTTATGAATTTGCCAAACACGCTCCTGTTAAG GATCTTCGCCTTGTCAGAGATAAATTCACCCATGTGTCTCGGGGatttgcttttgtgcattttcacTCG GTGGAAGATGCAACTAAAGCTCTTGCAGCTACAAACGGAACAACGCTGGAGAAGAACGGTCAAGTCTTACGTGTAGCATATGCTAAAAGTATTCATGGACCTGGATCTGGGGCTCCACAATCAAGCAGTCTTGCGGCAGCTGCTATTGAGGCAGCAACATTTGCTCAACAG taCGATGCTGTTGGTTGGGCACCAAAGGAGTACAACCCAGATAAAAAACAATCTACAGCTGGGCTTGGGCAAAGTAATGCTGAAGCTCTGGAACATGGTTCTGCACCACAATCTGGTTTTGTGTGGGATGATAAGTCTGGCTATTACTATGATGCGGCCTCTGGCTTCTATTATGATGGAAATACTG GTCTTTACTATGATGGGAACAATGGGGTTTGGTATTCTTTTGATGATCAAACTCAGCAGTATGTACCTTGTAATGAGCAGAGCAATAACAAGGCAGTTGGAGACACAACAAATGAAACTTCAAAGACTTCAGATGCAACCACAAGCAAAAGAGTTGTGATATCTGCACCTGCAACTACAGTGAAATCAAGTGAAAAAGCTTCATTGCCTGATGCAGTTCAGGCTGCTGCAGCAGCAGCGTTAGCAgcagagaaaagagaaaaagaaaaatctagAGAGATAAAGTTGGCATCCAAAAGTAGTCTTTTAGCAAATAAGAAGAAGATGAATAATGTCCTGACAATGTGGAAGCAAAGAAACCATGAGGGGCAGTCAGCCCATGTAGTTCTCGATGACAAGGAACCAATGAATTTTACCGATGATAAAGCAAACAATTCTTACTCTGCACCTGGAGCATCAACTGCAAAAAACAAGACAAAAGCTGATTCTGCAAGTTTGAATAGCTCAGTTCATCCATCTTTATCTGCTAGCCGTGGGGCTGTTCATGTTGTTACTTCTGAAGCACTGAACACTGATTCACAGATTAAGCCGAGACCTGTTAGTAGTTCAGGGGGCACAATCATGGGTGTTATAAGAGGTTCTGGAAAAGGGATTATAAAGCCTGATACAGCTTTTCCTGTCTCTGTCACTGGAGGTACCTCACTCACTACTGCAACAGCACACCCAACAGAAACAACATCCACTAGCACACCCTTCAAGACTGATGCCTCAGCGCTGGGTTCATATGCATCATCTTCATCTGCTGGACGTGGAAAACGCAGGTTTTCGGAGGCACCAGTGCAATCTGTTTCCAGAGATCAACCTCAGTCAACTTATAGAGATAGGgcagctgaaagaagaaatcttTATGGTTCATCATCTGCTACAGGGGATGATTCGTCAGATATGGGATATGGGGATTCAA ATTGTGATTACCCATTTCGAAAGGGTTCTTTATCAGTAACGGGAGCGATGCCCTTTCCCCCTGGAGTTGGGGGATGGGCTGCTGGCGATACAAGTGATGCTGAGAATTATGAAGTGATCACTTCTGATCGAGCTCTTGATGAAAACAATGTGGGAAACCGGATGCTTCGCAATATGGGTTGGCAAGGACTG GGACTTGGCAAAGACAGCAGCGGCATCAAGGAGCCTGTCCAGGCAAAAGCTGTGGATGGTAGGTCGGGGCTTGGAAGCCAGCAGAGGAAAACGGACCCATCACTAGAGGCACAAGCTGGTGATAGCTATCGAACCATCATTCAGAAGAAAGCTATGGCGAGATTCAGAGACATGGCATAA
- the LOC122007028 gene encoding SUPPRESSOR OF ABI3-5-like isoform X3, with protein sequence MCMNYRVDIQTTFIRKSKSVRSTRTLQGILVQTAMDPGHYGREQGWDTNSASEGYGPPHQQEFRFSGSYGGRRFLADGFPRDSGYPRNSFRNGMHERDIYLPPHAPGVWSHPRRNFDGEYALVRDSSKNVEPYHEMDSFGDPASYREADSFHDVDKFHDRYRSMERYSDEDSYHDYGYDRHGRLADRDREEVCSDYEIRHHSSHRSREGSRDRGFDHDRYNYDSDHERSKREGSWRRHGSHDRDHEKRGFGREKDQSPYRQRERSHSRGRDDQSRSRSPRSKSRRSHREDSYDDGWYERNDRRWDYDRDEKRYNDSSVAPSATVVVKGLSQKTTEEDLYQILAEWGPLRHVRVIKERNSGSSRGFAFIDFPDVDAAHKMMDGMGNSGLVIDGRKLFFEYSSKPTGGNGAPLGKESMGKSSYGHGKSITAPCDWTCLICGYLNFARRTSCFQCNEARTKDAPPADIASTNPASSGKRGSDLGPTHVLVVRGLDENADEEMLRYEFAKHAPVKDLRLVRDKFTHVSRGFAFVHFHSVEDATKALAATNGTTLEKNGQVLRVAYAKSIHGPGSGAPQSSSLAAAAIEAATFAQQYDAVGWAPKEYNPDKKQSTAGLGQSNAEALEHGSAPQSGFVWDDKSGYYYDAASGFYYDGNTGLYYDGNNGVWYSFDDQTQQYVPCNEQSNNKAVGDTTNETSKTSDATTSKRVVISAPATTVKSSEKASLPDAVQAAAAAALAAEKREKEKSREIKLASKSSLLANKKKMNNVLTMWKQRNHEGQSAHVVLDDKEPMNFTDDKANNSYSAPGASTAKNKTKADSASLNSSVHPSLSASRGAVHVVTSEALNTDSQIKPRPVSSSGGTIMGVIRGSGKGIIKPDTAFPVSVTGGTSLTTATAHPTETTSTSTPFKTDASALGSYASSSSAGRGKRRFSEAPVQSVSRDQPQSTYRDRAAERRNLYGSSSATGDDSSDMGYGDSITGAMPFPPGVGGWAAGDTSDAENYEVITSDRALDENNVGNRMLRNMGWQGLGLGKDSSGIKEPVQAKAVDGRSGLGSQQRKTDPSLEAQAGDSYRTIIQKKAMARFRDMA encoded by the exons ATGTGCATGAATTACAGGGTAGATATCCAAACAACCTTCATTCGAAAGTCAAAAAGTGTGAGATCAACAAGAACCTTGCAGGGAATACTGGTGCAAACTGCCATGGATCCTGGGCATTATGGTCGTGAACAAGGATGGGATACTAACAGC GCCTCAGAGGGGTATGGCCCTCCCCACCAGCAGGAGTTTAG GTTCAGTGGATCCTATGGTGGTAGGAGGTTCTTAGCAGATGGATTTCCCAGGGATTCTGGTTATCCAAGGAACTCTTTCCGTAATGGCATGCATGAGAGGGATATTTATCTGCCGCCACATGCTCCTGGTGTCTGGTCTCATCCTAGAAGAAATTTTGATGGAGAATATGCACTCGTCAGGGATTCAAGCAAGAATGTTGAACCATATCATGAGATGGATAGTTTTGGTGACCCAGCAAGTTATCGTGAAGCTGATTCTTTTCATGATGTTGATAAGTTTCATGATAGGTACCGGAGCATGGAAAGATACAGTGATGAAGATAGTTATCATGATTATGGATATGACAGACATGGTAGGTTAGCGGATAGAGACCGAGAAGAAGTCTGCAGTGACTACGAAATACGACATCATTCATCCCATCGAAGTAGGGAAGGTTCTCGAGATAGAGGTTTTGATCATGATCGGTATAACTATGATTCTGATCATGAAAGAAGCAAGAGGGAAGGTAGTTGGCGAAGACATGGATCTCATGATCGCGATCATGAAAAGAGAGGTTTTGGCAGAGAAAAAGATCAAAGTCCATACAGACAACGTGAACGCTCACATTCTCGAGGCCGTGATGACCAATCTAGATCAAGATCTCCTCGAAGTAAAAGTCGTAGAAGCCATAGAGAGGATAGTTACGATGATGGGTGGTATGAGAGAAATGATAGACGATGGGATTATGATCGTGACGAAAAACGATATAATGACTCTTCTGTG GCTCCATCTGCTACAGTTGTTGTGAAGGGTTTATCACAAAAAACAACTGAAGAAGATTTATATCAAATTCTT GCTGAATGGGGACCACTTCGACATGTACGAGTTATTAAAGAGAGAAATTCTGGATCCTCTCGTGGTTTTGCTTTTATCGACTTCCCTGACGTG GATGCTGCTCATAAGATGATGGATGGCATGGGAAATAGTGGTCTTGTAATTGATGGAAGGAAGCTATTTTTCGAGTATAG TAGTAAGCCAACTGGTGGGAATGGTGCTCCTTTAGGGAAGGAAAGCATGGGTAAATCAAGCTATGGGCATGGGAAAAGCATTACTGCACCATGTGACTGGACATGCCTCATCTGTGGATATTTAAATTTTGCACGGCGAACATCCTGTTTCCAG TGCAATGAAGCTCGTACTAAGGATGCTCCTCCAGCTGATATAGCAAGCACAAATCCAGCATCATCAGGGAAGAGGGGTTCAGATCTAG GTCCTACTCATGTTTTAGTTGTACGGGGGTTGGATGAAAATGCAGATGAAGAAATGCTTCGTTATGAATTTGCCAAACACGCTCCTGTTAAG GATCTTCGCCTTGTCAGAGATAAATTCACCCATGTGTCTCGGGGatttgcttttgtgcattttcacTCG GTGGAAGATGCAACTAAAGCTCTTGCAGCTACAAACGGAACAACGCTGGAGAAGAACGGTCAAGTCTTACGTGTAGCATATGCTAAAAGTATTCATGGACCTGGATCTGGGGCTCCACAATCAAGCAGTCTTGCGGCAGCTGCTATTGAGGCAGCAACATTTGCTCAACAG taCGATGCTGTTGGTTGGGCACCAAAGGAGTACAACCCAGATAAAAAACAATCTACAGCTGGGCTTGGGCAAAGTAATGCTGAAGCTCTGGAACATGGTTCTGCACCACAATCTGGTTTTGTGTGGGATGATAAGTCTGGCTATTACTATGATGCGGCCTCTGGCTTCTATTATGATGGAAATACTG GTCTTTACTATGATGGGAACAATGGGGTTTGGTATTCTTTTGATGATCAAACTCAGCAGTATGTACCTTGTAATGAGCAGAGCAATAACAAGGCAGTTGGAGACACAACAAATGAAACTTCAAAGACTTCAGATGCAACCACAAGCAAAAGAGTTGTGATATCTGCACCTGCAACTACAGTGAAATCAAGTGAAAAAGCTTCATTGCCTGATGCAGTTCAGGCTGCTGCAGCAGCAGCGTTAGCAgcagagaaaagagaaaaagaaaaatctagAGAGATAAAGTTGGCATCCAAAAGTAGTCTTTTAGCAAATAAGAAGAAGATGAATAATGTCCTGACAATGTGGAAGCAAAGAAACCATGAGGGGCAGTCAGCCCATGTAGTTCTCGATGACAAGGAACCAATGAATTTTACCGATGATAAAGCAAACAATTCTTACTCTGCACCTGGAGCATCAACTGCAAAAAACAAGACAAAAGCTGATTCTGCAAGTTTGAATAGCTCAGTTCATCCATCTTTATCTGCTAGCCGTGGGGCTGTTCATGTTGTTACTTCTGAAGCACTGAACACTGATTCACAGATTAAGCCGAGACCTGTTAGTAGTTCAGGGGGCACAATCATGGGTGTTATAAGAGGTTCTGGAAAAGGGATTATAAAGCCTGATACAGCTTTTCCTGTCTCTGTCACTGGAGGTACCTCACTCACTACTGCAACAGCACACCCAACAGAAACAACATCCACTAGCACACCCTTCAAGACTGATGCCTCAGCGCTGGGTTCATATGCATCATCTTCATCTGCTGGACGTGGAAAACGCAGGTTTTCGGAGGCACCAGTGCAATCTGTTTCCAGAGATCAACCTCAGTCAACTTATAGAGATAGGgcagctgaaagaagaaatcttTATGGTTCATCATCTGCTACAGGGGATGATTCGTCAGATATGGGATATGGGGATTCAA TAACGGGAGCGATGCCCTTTCCCCCTGGAGTTGGGGGATGGGCTGCTGGCGATACAAGTGATGCTGAGAATTATGAAGTGATCACTTCTGATCGAGCTCTTGATGAAAACAATGTGGGAAACCGGATGCTTCGCAATATGGGTTGGCAAGGACTG GGACTTGGCAAAGACAGCAGCGGCATCAAGGAGCCTGTCCAGGCAAAAGCTGTGGATGGTAGGTCGGGGCTTGGAAGCCAGCAGAGGAAAACGGACCCATCACTAGAGGCACAAGCTGGTGATAGCTATCGAACCATCATTCAGAAGAAAGCTATGGCGAGATTCAGAGACATGGCATAA